In a genomic window of Gloeocapsopsis dulcis:
- a CDS encoding Na+/H+ antiporter gives MTTETLAEAAIEQNIKQFLLVLSVSLSIATLPQFFSWFRQIPYTLLLVIVGLGLAFVDVRLVNLSPQLILTIFLPPLLFEAAWNMEWTKLKRDLVPITLFAILGVVISVIGVGFALNQAAGVTIGIALLLGACVAATDPVSVIALFRELGVEKRLTILMEGESLFNDGIAVVAFSFVVGFALGTDTLEIQELIARFFTVVGIGIGCGCIVGFGISYLTQRFDLPLVEQSLTLVSAYGTYIITEDLGGSGVIGVVTTGLVLGNFGSRIGMQPSTRLAVTQFWDFLAFFVNSIVFLLIGDQIKFEDLGANLGLIAITLAAMSVTRAIAIYGLSWLSNLLAKSDISLSDGTILWWGGLRGSVAIALALSVPVTLPQRTQIIAVVFGVVLFTLLVQGLTTKPLVTKLTPLGDQAVRQEYLEAIARWVAMNRVLNYLTQANGRPEIDPEFYRYQKALVEGQLDDVQQDMDKLRNEHPQLREFAVEQLQEELLAIEADTYSELVRGGRLSDKLPPMLEEVFKQMNKQTT, from the coding sequence ATGACAACCGAAACACTTGCTGAAGCAGCTATTGAACAAAATATTAAACAATTCCTTTTAGTACTGTCGGTTTCCTTAAGTATCGCCACACTACCACAGTTTTTTAGTTGGTTTCGCCAAATTCCCTATACACTTCTTTTAGTCATTGTCGGGTTGGGTTTAGCATTTGTTGATGTCAGATTAGTCAATCTTTCACCGCAACTAATTTTAACTATATTTCTGCCACCGCTATTATTTGAAGCTGCCTGGAATATGGAATGGACTAAGCTCAAACGCGACTTAGTACCCATTACGCTTTTTGCAATTTTAGGGGTAGTGATTTCAGTTATTGGTGTGGGTTTTGCACTCAATCAAGCCGCAGGAGTGACAATCGGAATTGCTTTACTTTTAGGTGCTTGTGTCGCCGCCACCGATCCAGTTTCTGTAATTGCTTTATTTCGCGAACTTGGTGTAGAAAAACGGCTGACAATTCTCATGGAAGGCGAAAGCTTATTCAATGATGGAATTGCCGTTGTTGCGTTTAGTTTTGTGGTTGGGTTTGCCCTAGGAACTGATACTTTAGAAATCCAAGAACTTATTGCACGATTTTTTACCGTTGTTGGGATCGGAATTGGCTGTGGTTGTATTGTAGGTTTTGGAATTTCTTATCTTACCCAGCGGTTTGATTTACCTTTAGTTGAACAATCCCTCACTTTGGTTTCCGCATATGGTACTTACATCATCACTGAAGATTTAGGTGGTTCTGGCGTTATCGGAGTTGTTACCACAGGTTTAGTTTTAGGAAATTTTGGCTCGCGGATCGGGATGCAGCCTAGTACCCGATTAGCTGTAACCCAGTTTTGGGACTTTCTCGCGTTTTTTGTCAACTCAATTGTGTTTCTCCTCATCGGCGATCAAATTAAGTTTGAGGACTTAGGAGCTAACTTAGGACTAATTGCGATTACGCTCGCTGCAATGAGCGTTACAAGAGCGATCGCTATTTATGGTTTGAGTTGGTTGAGTAATCTGCTCGCTAAATCAGACATCTCTCTATCTGATGGAACGATTCTGTGGTGGGGAGGCTTGCGGGGTTCTGTCGCGATCGCGCTGGCGTTAAGCGTGCCTGTAACTTTACCACAACGGACACAAATTATTGCTGTCGTTTTCGGTGTGGTACTATTCACACTTTTGGTACAAGGATTAACTACTAAACCATTAGTAACAAAGCTCACACCTTTAGGCGATCAAGCAGTACGTCAAGAATATCTAGAAGCGATCGCCCGTTGGGTAGCCATGAATCGAGTTTTAAACTATCTGACGCAAGCAAATGGTCGTCCTGAAATCGATCCTGAATTTTATCGTTACCAAAAAGCATTAGTAGAAGGGCAGTTAGATGACGTGCAACAGGATATGGACAAGCTACGCAATGAACATCCTCAACTCCGAGAATTTGCAGTAGAACAACTGCAAGAAGAACTCCTTGCGATCGAAGCTGATACTTATTCTGAGTTAGTTCGCGGTGGACGCCTGAGTGACAAACTGCCACCTATGCTAGAAGAAGTCTTTAAACAAATGAATAAACAAACTACTTAA
- the rimP gene encoding ribosome maturation factor RimP, which translates to MTHPLIPQIIELATPVAEELGLELVGVVFHTNQSPPVLRVDIRNPQQDTGLDDCERMSRALEAQIDQADIVPDAYVLEISSPGISRQLSTDRDFISFKGFAVLVSSSQPYEGQQEWAGKLIRRDETAVYLNQKGRVIAIPRALITKVLIDERR; encoded by the coding sequence ATGACTCATCCCCTGATTCCACAAATCATTGAATTAGCAACACCAGTAGCAGAGGAACTCGGCTTGGAATTGGTCGGAGTAGTTTTTCACACTAACCAAAGCCCGCCTGTGTTGCGTGTGGACATACGTAACCCACAGCAAGATACTGGTTTAGATGATTGCGAACGAATGAGTCGTGCATTAGAAGCCCAAATCGATCAGGCAGATATTGTTCCAGATGCCTATGTGTTAGAAATTTCTAGCCCAGGAATTTCGCGGCAATTAAGCACCGACAGAGACTTCATTTCCTTTAAAGGATTTGCGGTGCTTGTTAGTAGTTCTCAACCGTACGAAGGTCAACAGGAATGGGCAGGAAAACTAATTCGTCGGGATGAAACGGCAGTGTACTTGAACCAAAAAGGTCGTGTAATCGCTATTCCTCGCGCTCTCATTACTAAAGTACTGATCGACGAACGGCGTTAG
- a CDS encoding mechanosensitive ion channel family protein, with the protein MNLEASALAAWERIQGMINGIIILLPNVVVALIVFAIFFFAARSFKLLVKKLTRRHRQARNLGMVLGRLTQGTVILIGLFVALSIVVPTFQAGDLVQLLGISGVAIGFAFRDILQNFLAGILILLTEPFRIDDQIVFKSFEGTVEDIQIRATTIRTYDGRRIVIPNSELFTNSVTVNTAFENRRLEYDIGIGYGDDIDRAKELILEAIHSAEGVLSDPAADVLVVDLAESTVNIRARWWIKPPRRLETLQMRDGVLTAIKKTLTKNGIDMPFPTQQILFHDQTEETDGDRTRQREGWPAGNKKVPKTRSISTSISKLAEMRSQNGNRRDREVTSAANREGEE; encoded by the coding sequence ATGAATCTCGAAGCATCAGCATTAGCAGCCTGGGAAAGAATCCAAGGCATGATTAACGGAATAATTATTTTACTGCCTAATGTAGTAGTAGCATTAATCGTCTTCGCAATATTCTTTTTTGCGGCGCGATCGTTCAAACTGTTAGTCAAAAAGCTGACACGCAGACATCGCCAGGCACGGAATTTAGGAATGGTACTGGGACGTTTAACCCAGGGAACTGTGATCTTAATTGGCTTATTTGTTGCTTTATCGATAGTTGTACCGACTTTCCAGGCTGGAGATTTGGTGCAATTGCTCGGAATTAGCGGTGTGGCAATTGGTTTTGCTTTCCGCGATATTCTGCAAAACTTTTTGGCTGGAATTCTCATTCTCTTAACTGAACCATTCCGCATCGACGACCAAATCGTGTTTAAAAGCTTTGAAGGAACTGTAGAAGATATTCAAATCCGAGCAACAACAATCAGAACCTATGATGGGCGGCGGATTGTTATTCCTAACTCTGAGCTATTCACCAATTCGGTTACTGTCAACACCGCATTTGAAAATCGCCGTTTGGAATACGATATCGGTATTGGCTATGGAGACGATATCGATCGAGCAAAAGAACTAATTTTAGAAGCAATTCACAGTGCAGAAGGAGTATTAAGCGATCCTGCGGCTGATGTACTTGTAGTGGACTTGGCAGAAAGCACAGTTAATATTCGCGCCCGTTGGTGGATCAAGCCACCGCGAAGATTGGAAACATTGCAAATGCGGGATGGGGTTCTAACAGCAATCAAGAAAACACTGACGAAAAATGGCATCGATATGCCCTTTCCCACGCAGCAAATTTTGTTTCACGACCAAACCGAGGAAACCGATGGCGATCGCACTCGTCAGCGCGAAGGATGGCCCGCAGGAAATAAAAAAGTCCCCAAAACCCGCAGCATCAGCACCTCGATTAGCAAGCTGGCAGAAATGCGATCGCAAAATGGTAATCGCCGCGATCGCGAGGTAACTAGCGCTGCAAACCGCGAAGGTGAGGAATGA
- a CDS encoding metallophosphoesterase — protein MKSLKYILLSLLGVVSLLAIWGLLEPYIIDTEEEVAEIPNLPNSWDGQRVAVIADWQIGMWLGNTSAIKRIVDQLIRERPALVLIAGDFIYHADQGEDNEIGKAVELVRPLVAAGIPTYGVLGNHDYAMDAKTAPPNEQLAGELYAALEQVGVDMLQNEAVALVAPGDQQPTGETSLYLVGIGSRWANKDNPAIALSQVPKTAPRLVLMHHPDSFEKLPANTAPLSVAGHTHGGQVRLPFLPEWSWMTFVREDQVHTDGWIEVSFGQPGNHLYVNRGIGFSIAPIRINCPPEVTLFTLQAAS, from the coding sequence ATGAAATCGCTTAAGTACATATTGCTAAGTCTACTGGGAGTCGTTTCACTACTAGCGATTTGGGGCTTACTAGAACCTTACATTATTGATACAGAAGAAGAAGTAGCAGAAATCCCTAATCTTCCTAATTCCTGGGATGGACAACGAGTTGCAGTTATTGCCGATTGGCAAATTGGAATGTGGCTAGGCAACACTAGCGCAATTAAACGTATAGTCGATCAATTAATTCGAGAACGTCCAGCACTTGTACTAATTGCTGGAGACTTTATTTATCACGCGGATCAGGGAGAAGATAACGAAATTGGCAAGGCGGTAGAATTGGTTCGCCCGTTGGTAGCAGCAGGTATTCCTACTTATGGGGTACTTGGCAATCATGATTATGCGATGGATGCAAAAACTGCGCCACCGAATGAACAGTTGGCAGGCGAACTGTATGCAGCGTTGGAACAAGTGGGTGTAGATATGTTACAAAACGAGGCAGTGGCCTTAGTAGCGCCAGGGGATCAACAACCGACAGGAGAAACTTCACTGTATCTTGTTGGTATCGGATCGCGGTGGGCAAACAAAGATAATCCAGCGATCGCACTTTCTCAAGTACCAAAAACAGCACCAAGGTTAGTATTGATGCATCATCCAGACTCGTTTGAGAAACTACCTGCTAACACCGCGCCTTTATCGGTAGCAGGACATACTCATGGCGGACAAGTGCGTTTGCCATTTTTGCCAGAATGGTCTTGGATGACTTTTGTGAGGGAAGATCAAGTTCATACTGATGGCTGGATAGAAGTAAGTTTTGGACAGCCAGGAAATCACCTGTATGTGAATCGAGGTATAGGTTTTAGCATTGCACCAATCAGAATTAACTGTCCACCGGAAGTTACGCTGTTTACGCTTCAAGCTGCAAGTTGA
- a CDS encoding DUF2254 domain-containing protein → MKTKLGKIWESLHTSFWFVPSLMVLGAIFLAFATLTLDHQEYDLVGTLPLTYTRGPDGAREILSTVSGSMVSVATTAFSIVIVALQLASGQFGPRLLRNFMRDTGNQIVLGTFISTFIYCLLVLRTINSQDNEEFVPHISVTCSIVLAAIGVAVLIYFLHHAATSIQAQHVIAQVGEDLDQTIDRLFPKKLGQSGSTDREIMAIPGDFEREAESIKSTVGGYIQGVDDEELMKLAMENDLLVRLNYRPGDFIVKGSDLVAVLPGKRANKKLAEKINGIFVVGNQRTPQQDVEFSVNQLVEIAVRALSPGINDPFTAIQCVDQLSAALCYLAQRNIPSSYRYDDNKNLRVIAESVSFADMVDAAFNQVRQYGQSSVGVTIRLLEAISRISECTHSKEQRAALLRQAQMIERGSHEAVSEELDKKDIQERYFAVLKVLKAQ, encoded by the coding sequence ATGAAAACTAAACTCGGCAAAATTTGGGAATCGCTGCATACGAGTTTTTGGTTTGTTCCGTCACTGATGGTACTCGGTGCAATCTTCCTAGCATTCGCTACACTCACTCTCGACCACCAAGAGTATGACTTAGTGGGAACCTTACCATTGACCTACACGCGTGGACCTGATGGCGCTAGAGAAATTCTCTCTACGGTTTCTGGCTCGATGGTTTCAGTGGCTACCACTGCTTTTTCAATTGTGATTGTGGCGCTGCAACTCGCCTCTGGGCAATTTGGACCGCGCTTGCTGCGAAATTTCATGCGCGATACTGGCAATCAAATTGTGCTAGGCACATTTATTTCAACGTTTATTTACTGCTTGTTAGTGCTACGCACGATTAATAGTCAAGATAATGAAGAGTTTGTACCGCATATTTCAGTAACTTGCAGCATTGTATTGGCGGCGATCGGTGTTGCGGTACTCATTTATTTTTTGCATCACGCTGCAACATCAATTCAAGCACAGCATGTGATCGCGCAAGTCGGCGAGGATCTCGATCAAACTATTGACCGCCTATTTCCCAAAAAGCTGGGACAGAGTGGATCTACAGATCGAGAAATCATGGCAATTCCAGGAGATTTTGAGCGTGAAGCAGAGTCAATTAAGTCAACTGTTGGTGGTTATATTCAGGGAGTTGATGACGAAGAGTTAATGAAACTTGCGATGGAAAACGATCTTTTGGTGCGTCTCAATTATCGCCCAGGAGATTTTATTGTGAAAGGCAGCGATCTGGTGGCGGTTTTACCTGGAAAGCGGGCTAATAAAAAACTTGCGGAAAAGATTAACGGCATTTTTGTTGTAGGCAATCAGCGCACTCCGCAGCAAGATGTAGAATTTTCGGTGAATCAGCTAGTCGAAATTGCTGTACGCGCCCTGTCTCCAGGAATTAACGATCCGTTTACGGCAATTCAGTGTGTCGATCAACTCAGTGCAGCATTGTGTTACTTAGCTCAAAGAAATATTCCGTCTTCTTACCGCTACGACGACAATAAAAATTTGCGTGTCATTGCAGAATCAGTTAGTTTTGCGGATATGGTTGATGCTGCATTTAACCAAGTTCGACAGTATGGACAATCGAGTGTCGGAGTAACGATTCGGTTATTGGAGGCGATCTCCCGCATTAGTGAATGTACCCACAGCAAAGAACAACGCGCAGCACTACTGCGTCAAGCACAAATGATCGAACGCGGTAGCCATGAGGCAGTATCTGAAGAACTCGATAAAAAAGATATTCAAGAACGATATTTTGCGGTGCTAAAGGTACTTAAGGCACAATAA
- a CDS encoding DUF389 domain-containing protein, which produces MRQLLIQVPHGYGKEVLDIAQAYDATNTARVEAMGNDEPLELIIVHVSNQKVEGFLGDLESLPNLQVTLIPRGVIAMQPPADQAPQQVTDVKARSPIEIFLAGLQSVGSWKAFLGYAAAAGVVVWIGLYTNTSYLLVAAMLIAPFAGPAMNVAIATSRGDAQLLKRTLLRYFVALAVTIVVAGTLSFILQQEVVTSMMSDTSKISSVAVLLPLVAGAAGAINLVQSERSSLVSGAAVGMLVAASLAPPAGLIGMASAMGRWDLAINGVFVLLLQLVGINLSASLVFRSYGLTPKGARYQRGKKGLFPAVLAVTFVALLALLTWQFAVSPDLQRSSREQSANQTIQQVVEDINLVELVEVNVRFPTPNIPEQNTLLIVMYVQRRAGVTASTEVISDRLTQAVQTRLRNQGFNVTPLVSVNVLSAPDTQN; this is translated from the coding sequence ATGCGGCAACTATTGATTCAAGTACCACACGGTTATGGAAAGGAAGTTCTAGACATTGCTCAAGCTTATGATGCTACGAATACAGCAAGAGTTGAAGCGATGGGTAATGACGAACCTCTTGAGCTAATTATCGTTCATGTTTCTAACCAGAAAGTTGAGGGATTTTTAGGAGATTTGGAATCGTTACCAAACTTGCAAGTGACATTGATTCCACGTGGGGTGATTGCGATGCAGCCACCAGCAGATCAAGCACCTCAGCAGGTGACTGATGTTAAAGCTCGTAGCCCTATTGAAATTTTTCTGGCAGGTTTACAAAGTGTCGGTTCTTGGAAAGCTTTTCTCGGGTATGCAGCCGCAGCGGGTGTGGTGGTGTGGATTGGTTTGTACACAAACACGAGTTATCTACTCGTAGCAGCAATGTTGATTGCGCCATTTGCAGGTCCAGCAATGAATGTCGCGATCGCAACATCGCGTGGTGATGCTCAACTCCTGAAACGCACATTGTTACGCTACTTTGTGGCGCTAGCAGTCACAATTGTTGTCGCTGGTACACTTAGTTTCATTCTTCAGCAAGAAGTAGTGACGAGTATGATGAGCGATACCAGTAAAATATCTTCGGTTGCTGTACTTTTACCACTCGTTGCTGGGGCGGCGGGGGCGATTAACCTCGTGCAATCGGAACGCAGTAGTCTTGTTTCTGGTGCAGCGGTGGGAATGCTTGTAGCAGCTTCCTTGGCACCACCTGCGGGCTTAATCGGTATGGCAAGCGCTATGGGACGCTGGGATTTGGCAATTAACGGTGTATTTGTCCTATTGCTGCAACTTGTCGGAATTAATTTGTCTGCCTCGTTGGTGTTTAGGAGTTATGGTTTAACTCCTAAAGGGGCACGATATCAGCGTGGTAAAAAAGGGCTGTTTCCTGCTGTATTGGCAGTAACATTTGTGGCGCTTTTGGCATTGTTGACTTGGCAGTTTGCTGTTTCTCCCGATCTACAACGCAGTAGCCGCGAACAAAGTGCTAATCAGACAATTCAGCAGGTGGTAGAAGATATCAATTTGGTGGAACTTGTAGAGGTAAATGTCCGATTCCCGACGCCGAATATTCCTGAACAAAATACACTGCTAATCGTGATGTACGTGCAGCGACGTGCAGGCGTGACAGCATCGACAGAGGTAATTAGCGATCGCCTCACCCAAGCAGTTCAAACTAGATTAAGGAATCAAGGCTTCAATGTTACGCCACTAGTTAGTGTCAATGTACTCTCTGCACCAGATACTCAAAATTAG
- a CDS encoding DUF389 domain-containing protein: MLYGIRRRFNFLHKRRVATHDLQSMHEGLLEESSLERIYIILIVGSCVIATFGLLSNSAAVIIGAMIVAPLMLPIRGMAFGALEGNFRLFRTGLISIIAGTLLAITISWLIGMSVGLAEFGGEIVSRSRPTLLDLGIAVAAGGVSGFAKVEPKISPTLAGTAISVALMPPICVIGLGLSQANWSLSFGATILYFTNLLGITLSCMLIFLATGYTPLYRAKKALTWTIALTVVLLVPLGISFFQLTRQARLEVSLQRALLNRTITFQRLVFINSNVNWLSNPPVVRLNVRSRDPVTPRQVELLEEFLAREMGQRFTLIFEVGQIEEVRREGVNGSSFDE, translated from the coding sequence GTGCTGTATGGTATTCGCCGACGATTTAACTTTTTGCACAAGCGGAGAGTTGCAACTCACGATTTACAATCCATGCATGAAGGACTACTAGAAGAATCATCCTTAGAGAGGATTTACATCATCTTAATTGTTGGCTCATGTGTCATTGCTACCTTTGGGTTGCTGTCCAATAGCGCCGCAGTTATTATTGGAGCGATGATTGTGGCTCCTTTAATGTTGCCCATTCGGGGAATGGCATTTGGTGCTTTAGAAGGTAATTTCCGGTTATTTCGCACAGGCTTAATTTCCATTATTGCGGGAACACTGCTAGCAATTACGATCTCTTGGTTAATTGGGATGTCCGTCGGGTTAGCGGAATTTGGTGGTGAGATTGTGTCGCGATCGCGTCCGACTTTGCTTGATTTAGGAATTGCTGTCGCGGCAGGTGGAGTTAGTGGTTTTGCCAAAGTTGAACCAAAGATATCTCCAACGTTAGCAGGAACTGCGATTTCTGTTGCTTTGATGCCACCTATTTGTGTAATTGGCTTAGGACTTTCACAAGCCAATTGGTCGCTGAGTTTCGGTGCAACTATTTTGTATTTCACCAATTTGCTAGGGATTACACTTTCCTGTATGCTGATTTTTTTAGCTACAGGCTATACTCCACTCTACCGTGCTAAAAAAGCCCTCACCTGGACGATTGCACTAACTGTGGTACTGCTTGTACCTTTGGGGATAAGCTTTTTTCAATTGACAAGGCAAGCTCGGCTCGAAGTTAGTCTCCAACGAGCGCTCCTGAACCGAACTATTACCTTTCAAAGATTGGTATTTATTAACAGTAATGTTAATTGGTTGAGTAATCCACCTGTGGTGCGCTTAAATGTCCGTTCTAGAGATCCTGTTACACCAAGACAAGTAGAGCTTTTAGAAGAATTTCTGGCTAGAGAAATGGGGCAACGTTTTACTTTAATTTTTGAAGTTGGTCAAATTGAAGAAGTAAGGCGTGAAGGTGTCAATGGTTCTTCTTTTGATGAGTAA